The following are encoded in a window of Pseudomonas multiresinivorans genomic DNA:
- a CDS encoding carbohydrate porin has protein sequence MRTSLRLTPGLLLCVASLPALAEEGLLERSTMTGDWGGLRHQLEEDGVKFTGDYSGETAYNAHGGLHRSARYSQNIKLGVQFDLSKLYGLDNGGKVQLTINDRRGNSASEDLVGNRLPVQENYGGLYTRLTELSYERELGQAVNLKLGYMAMGNDVGGLDSGILCNFMNAGFCGHPLNMSGGSGWTNYPNAHLGARVKYSFAPDWQLRIAAFNVDPESNGNSSRAWHLTPKHTTGTVVPIELVYKLQGELPGEYKLGWYYDSSNVQRIGSNKEEPGRSGHYLLVDQAVWNDPASEGRSLHLFGQASAASSAASPFTKWYGAGVVLYKPFEGRPKDSLALGYGRAVPNPRSRELQENNALAKGQGYPNLDSGEQLIELSYGYQATPWLTLRPDLQYVIEPGAFSGQDIDNALLLGLQVKASF, from the coding sequence ATGCGTACTTCCCTTCGCCTCACGCCCGGCCTGCTGCTGTGCGTCGCCTCGCTGCCTGCGCTGGCCGAAGAAGGCCTGCTCGAACGATCCACGATGACCGGCGACTGGGGCGGCCTGCGCCATCAGTTGGAAGAAGATGGCGTCAAGTTCACCGGCGACTACAGCGGCGAGACCGCGTACAACGCCCATGGCGGCCTGCACCGTTCCGCGCGCTACTCGCAGAACATCAAGCTGGGCGTGCAGTTCGACCTATCGAAACTCTACGGCCTGGACAACGGTGGCAAGGTCCAGCTGACCATCAACGACCGCCGCGGCAACAGCGCCTCGGAAGACCTGGTGGGAAACCGCCTGCCGGTCCAGGAAAACTACGGCGGCCTCTACACCCGGCTGACCGAGCTGAGCTACGAGCGCGAGCTGGGCCAGGCGGTGAACCTCAAGCTCGGCTACATGGCCATGGGCAATGACGTCGGCGGGCTGGACAGCGGCATCCTCTGCAACTTCATGAACGCCGGCTTCTGCGGCCACCCGCTGAACATGTCCGGCGGCAGCGGCTGGACCAACTACCCCAACGCGCACCTGGGCGCGCGAGTGAAGTACAGCTTCGCTCCGGACTGGCAGCTGCGCATCGCCGCCTTCAACGTCGACCCGGAAAGCAACGGCAACTCCAGCCGCGCCTGGCACCTCACACCCAAGCACACCACCGGCACCGTGGTGCCCATCGAGCTGGTCTACAAACTTCAGGGCGAATTGCCCGGTGAGTACAAACTGGGCTGGTACTACGACAGCTCCAACGTGCAGCGCATCGGTAGCAACAAGGAAGAACCCGGGCGCAGCGGCCACTACCTGCTGGTCGACCAGGCGGTGTGGAACGATCCGGCCTCCGAGGGCCGCAGCCTGCACCTGTTCGGCCAGGCCTCGGCCGCCAGCAGCGCCGCCTCGCCCTTCACCAAGTGGTATGGCGCGGGTGTCGTACTCTACAAGCCCTTCGAAGGCCGCCCGAAAGACAGCCTCGCGCTGGGTTACGGCCGCGCCGTACCCAACCCACGCAGCCGTGAACTGCAGGAGAACAACGCCCTCGCCAAAGGGCAGGGCTACCCGAACCTGGACAGCGGCGAACAGCTCATCGAGCTGAGCTACGGCTACCAGGCCACGCCCTGGCTGACCCTGCGCCCGGACCTGCAGTACGTCATCGAGCCGGGGGCCTTCTCCGGCCAGGACATCGACAACGCCCTGCTGCTCGGCCTGCAGGTGAAAGCCAGCTTCTGA